From the Tribolium castaneum strain GA2 chromosome 2, icTriCast1.1, whole genome shotgun sequence genome, one window contains:
- the LOC655970 gene encoding putative protein FAM10A4, whose product MSCPFGKEALDKLKQFIDVCKSNPDILSLPDLNFFKEFIESFGGKVPPPSKMSSEAPNARAEDVASDAESEPESDLELDTEGCVEPDPLDENQKMGDPNKKVTEEESDKSDEKRMEAMGQFSEGNYDKAIELFTEAIELNPSSALLFAKRGQAFLKQTKPNACIKDCTRALELNPDSAAAFKFRGRAFSLIGEWEKAAKDLRQACNIDFDEQTDEWLKAVTPNAKKIEQHKLKQERKRLEKEEREKRERARKAREAHAKASNATRTETNNANANAAPGDDFYKLLQDPEIRAAFTDPEVSAAFADISSNPANFYKYQSNPKVMALITKLSGKLAGSGFGPGSFPGFPGGFPGFGGMPGGGAGAAPPQFQHDDDNLD is encoded by the coding sequence ATGAGCTGCCCTTTTGGAAAAGAGGCCTTGGACAAGCTGAAACAATTCATTGACGTTTGCAAGTCCAACCCTGACATTCTGTCGTTGCCTGATTTAAACTTCTTCAAAGAATTCATCGAGTCCTTCGGTGGTAAAGTGCCCCCACCTTCGAAAATGTCCTCAGAAGCCCCCAATGCACGAGCTGAAGACGTCGCGTCCGATGCCGAATCCGAACCAGAATCAGACTTGGAGCTTGATACTGAAGGCTGTGTGGAACCTGATCCTCTGGACGAAAACCAAAAGATGGGCGATCCAAACAAAAAAGTGACCGAAGAAGAGAGCGACAAGTCGGACGAAAAACGAATGGAAGCCATGGGTCAGTTCTCTGAAGGAAACTACGACAAAGCCATCGAATTATTCACAGAAGCGATCGAATTGAATCCCTCCTCTGCGCTGCTCTTCGCCAAGAGAGGACAGGCGTTTCTGAAGCAAACTAAACCCAACGCTTGCATTAAAGATTGCACCAGAGCCTTAGAACTGAACCCTGACTCCGCTGCAGCCTTCAAATTCCGCGGACGCGCTTTCAGCCTCATCGGCGAGTGGGAGAAAGCGGCCAAAGACTTGCGTCAAGCCTGCAATATTGACTTTGACGAGCAGACCGACGAGTGGCTCAAAGCGGTGACACCGAACGCCAAAAAGATAGAGCAACACAAGTTGAAACAGGAGCGGAAAAGGCTCGAGAAGGAGGAACGGGAGAAGAGGGAAAGGGCCCGGAAAGCGCGAGAAGCGCATGCCAAAGCCAGTAATGCGACCAGAACTGAAACAAACAACGCCAATGCAAACGCAGCTCCTGGTGatgatttttataaacttttgcAAGATCCGGAAATTCGGGCTGCGTTCACCGATCCTGAAGTCTCGGCGGCATTTGCTGATATTTCGTCAAATCCTGCCAACTTTTATAAGTATCAGTCGAACCCGAAAGTCATGGCTTTGATTACAAAGTTGTCGGGAAAATTGGCGGGGTCTGGTTTTGGACCGGGGAGCTTTCCGGGATTCCCTGGAGGGTTTCCCGGGTTCGGGGGGATGCCAGGAGGGGGCGCGGGCGCAGCCCCGCCCCAGTTCCAACACGATGATGATAACTTGGattaa